A window of Paenibacillus polygoni contains these coding sequences:
- a CDS encoding D-alanyl-D-alanine carboxypeptidase family protein, giving the protein MVMNMLCMSVIPAAVSAEQVTQVAAAATTSDTTKTAVSKVPSPDTLGLAVKSAVLMEASTGQILLSVNADQAYAPASMTKMMTEYIVSEKVKQGEISWDDTVTVKKNASLSVGSRIFLAEGDQHSVKELYIAMAIGSANDATVALAEYVAGSEEEFVKLMNAEAKRMGMNDTHFINSTGLNREDMPAGFQPEDDRETVMTAKDVATLTRYIVQDHPDFSEFTSLQSYDFRGKDKIINWNWMLEANKNITNFKQYAYEGLDGMKTGHTKAAGYCFAGTAERDGMRLISVVMGASTEPGRFNETKKVLDYGYNNFEVKQVVAGKTTVTGAETAPVSKGKEATVPVVTEEAVNFIVPKGTESFEPEFTTNFEGEALEAPIEAGTKAGTITYTYKVEGMDEVQEQTVNLVTSEKVEKAGWFRLMFRGIGDFFGDMFDSIKNLF; this is encoded by the coding sequence ATGGTTATGAATATGCTTTGTATGTCGGTGATTCCTGCAGCAGTGTCTGCTGAACAAGTAACTCAGGTAGCGGCGGCTGCCACTACAAGTGATACGACTAAAACAGCTGTTTCTAAAGTACCTTCGCCTGATACTCTAGGACTTGCAGTAAAGTCAGCAGTACTGATGGAAGCATCAACAGGTCAAATTCTATTATCAGTCAACGCAGATCAAGCTTATGCGCCAGCAAGTATGACAAAGATGATGACAGAATATATTGTTTCTGAAAAAGTGAAACAAGGCGAGATATCTTGGGATGACACCGTGACAGTTAAGAAGAATGCATCCTTAAGTGTGGGCTCCCGTATTTTCCTAGCTGAAGGGGATCAACATTCCGTTAAAGAGCTGTATATTGCTATGGCTATTGGCTCTGCAAATGATGCAACCGTTGCTCTTGCAGAATATGTGGCAGGTTCTGAGGAAGAGTTCGTAAAACTGATGAACGCAGAAGCTAAACGTATGGGGATGAACGATACACACTTTATTAACTCAACGGGTCTAAACCGTGAAGATATGCCGGCTGGTTTCCAGCCAGAAGATGACCGCGAAACCGTAATGACAGCGAAAGATGTCGCTACTTTGACTAGATATATTGTTCAGGATCATCCTGACTTTTCTGAATTTACCTCTCTTCAGTCCTATGATTTCCGAGGGAAAGATAAAATTATTAACTGGAACTGGATGCTTGAAGCAAACAAAAACATTACAAACTTTAAACAGTATGCGTATGAAGGTCTTGACGGTATGAAGACAGGACATACGAAAGCTGCAGGTTATTGCTTTGCAGGGACTGCGGAGCGTGATGGAATGCGTCTGATCAGTGTAGTAATGGGCGCTTCAACAGAGCCAGGCCGTTTCAACGAAACAAAAAAAGTACTGGACTACGGTTACAATAACTTTGAAGTGAAGCAAGTAGTTGCAGGTAAGACAACGGTAACTGGTGCAGAAACGGCACCTGTATCTAAAGGTAAAGAAGCAACTGTTCCGGTTGTAACGGAAGAAGCGGTTAATTTTATCGTTCCAAAAGGCACAGAATCTTTTGAACCTGAATTCACAACTAATTTTGAAGGTGAAGCGCTTGAAGCACCAATCGAAGCAGGTACTAAAGCCGGCACGATCACATACACCTACAAGGTAGAAGGTATGGATGAAGTGCAGGAACAAACCGTGAACCTTGTTACTTCCGAGAAAGTTGAAAAGGCAGGATGGTTCCGTCTTATGTTCCGAGGAATTGGTGATTTCTTTGGTGACATGTTTGATAGCATTAAAAACCTGTTTTAA
- the guaB gene encoding IMP dehydrogenase, with the protein MWGDKFSKEGLTFDDVLLVPRKSEVLPKEVDVSVRLSDNVKLNIPLISAAMDTVTEAPLAIAIAREGGIGIIHKNMPVEQQAEEVDRVKRSESGVITNPFSLTKDHLVSDAENVMAKYRISGVPIVDEAQKLVGILTNRDLRFIKNYDIKISEVMTSENLVTAPVGTTLVQAQEILQKHKIEKLPLVDESNTLKGLITIKDIEKAIQFPNAAKDSQGRLVVGAAVGVSSDLYERTEALVKAGVDLISIDSAHGHSKNILDSVRKLRELYPSLTIIAGNVATGEATRDLIEAGASVIKVGIGPGSICTTRVVAGIGVPQVTAVYDCANVAREYNIPVIADGGIKYSGEITKAIAAGAHAVMLGSLLAGTEESPGEFEIYQGRRFKGYRGMGSISAMKMGSKDRYFQDDDKKLVPEGIEGRVAYKGPLSATIHQLIGGLRSGMGYCGTATIDELRNDTQFIRITSAGLRESHPHDVQITKEAPNYTL; encoded by the coding sequence GTGTGGGGAGATAAGTTTAGTAAAGAAGGTTTAACATTTGATGATGTTTTGTTAGTACCGCGTAAGTCTGAGGTACTTCCCAAGGAAGTTGATGTTTCGGTTCGTTTAAGTGATAACGTGAAGCTTAATATTCCACTGATCAGTGCTGCGATGGATACTGTTACAGAAGCACCTTTGGCGATTGCAATTGCGAGAGAAGGCGGCATTGGTATCATTCATAAAAATATGCCGGTTGAACAGCAAGCGGAAGAAGTTGATCGTGTAAAACGTTCCGAGAGCGGCGTAATTACGAATCCTTTCTCTTTAACTAAAGATCATTTAGTATCTGATGCAGAGAATGTAATGGCAAAATATCGTATCTCTGGGGTGCCTATCGTTGATGAAGCACAGAAATTGGTCGGGATTCTAACCAACCGTGATTTACGTTTTATTAAAAACTATGACATTAAGATCTCCGAAGTGATGACAAGTGAGAATCTGGTGACAGCACCAGTAGGTACTACGCTTGTACAAGCTCAAGAGATTTTGCAAAAACATAAAATTGAGAAGCTTCCTCTTGTTGATGAATCAAATACTTTAAAAGGTCTAATCACCATTAAAGATATCGAAAAAGCAATTCAGTTCCCGAATGCTGCTAAAGACAGCCAAGGAAGATTGGTTGTTGGTGCTGCTGTTGGTGTATCCAGTGACTTGTACGAGCGTACAGAAGCATTGGTAAAAGCAGGTGTGGATCTGATCTCGATCGATTCCGCACATGGTCATAGTAAAAACATTCTTGATTCGGTTCGTAAACTTCGCGAACTATATCCAAGTCTTACAATTATTGCGGGTAACGTAGCAACGGGTGAAGCAACTCGTGATCTGATTGAAGCAGGGGCATCCGTTATTAAAGTAGGTATTGGACCTGGATCTATCTGTACAACTCGTGTTGTTGCTGGTATTGGTGTACCTCAAGTAACCGCAGTTTATGATTGTGCAAATGTAGCTCGTGAATACAATATTCCTGTCATTGCTGATGGCGGTATCAAGTATTCCGGTGAAATTACAAAAGCAATCGCAGCAGGAGCTCATGCAGTAATGCTGGGAAGTCTGCTTGCTGGTACAGAGGAAAGCCCAGGCGAGTTTGAAATTTATCAAGGTCGCCGCTTTAAAGGATATCGCGGTATGGGATCCATTAGCGCAATGAAGATGGGTAGTAAAGACCGTTACTTCCAAGATGATGATAAAAAACTTGTTCCTGAAGGTATCGAAGGACGTGTTGCTTATAAAGGTCCACTTAGTGCAACAATTCATCAGCTGATTGGTGGTCTTCGCTCTGGTATGGGATATTGCGGTACAGCAACGATCGACGAACTTCGTAACGATACTCAGTTCATTCGTATTACGAGTGCAGGACTTCGTGAAAGTCACCCACATGATGTTCAGATTACAAAAGAAGCACCAAACTATACATTGTAA
- the pdxS gene encoding pyridoxal 5'-phosphate synthase lyase subunit PdxS: METGTSRVKRGMAEMQKGGVIMDVMNAEQAKIAEAAGATAVMALERVPSDIRAAGGVARMADPTIVEEVMKVVSIPVMAKARIGHFVEAKVLESLGVDYLDESEVLTPADEVFHIDKHEFTVPFVCGAKDLGEALRRIGEGASMIRTKGEPGTGNIVEAVRHMRFINSQIRKVQNMSKDELYAEAKNLGVAYDLLLDVHENGKLPVVNFAAGGVATPADAALMMHLGADGVFVGSGIFKSDNPEKFARAIVEATTHYTDYKLIAEVSKNLGAPMKGIEISSLSPAERMSNRGW, translated from the coding sequence ATGGAAACGGGCACATCACGCGTTAAAAGAGGAATGGCAGAAATGCAAAAAGGCGGCGTCATCATGGACGTTATGAATGCAGAACAGGCTAAAATTGCTGAAGCAGCAGGGGCCACAGCAGTTATGGCTCTTGAACGTGTACCATCTGATATTCGTGCAGCTGGCGGCGTAGCTCGTATGGCTGATCCAACGATTGTAGAAGAAGTGATGAAAGTCGTATCAATCCCAGTTATGGCGAAGGCTCGTATCGGTCATTTTGTTGAAGCGAAAGTGCTCGAATCCTTAGGTGTTGACTACCTTGATGAAAGTGAAGTATTAACTCCAGCAGATGAAGTTTTCCATATTGATAAACATGAATTTACTGTACCGTTTGTGTGCGGAGCCAAAGATTTAGGTGAAGCACTTCGCCGGATCGGTGAAGGTGCTTCGATGATTCGTACCAAAGGTGAACCAGGAACAGGTAACATTGTTGAAGCGGTACGACATATGCGTTTCATTAACAGCCAAATCCGTAAAGTTCAGAATATGTCCAAGGACGAGCTGTATGCTGAAGCTAAAAATTTGGGTGTGGCTTATGATCTTTTGCTTGATGTACATGAGAACGGGAAACTTCCTGTTGTAAACTTTGCAGCAGGTGGTGTTGCTACTCCAGCTGATGCTGCTCTGATGATGCATCTTGGTGCAGATGGTGTATTTGTAGGTTCTGGTATCTTTAAATCAGACAACCCTGAGAAATTTGCTCGTGCTATCGTAGAAGCTACGACTCATTACACAGATTATAAGCTGATTGCGGA